In a single window of the Raphanus sativus cultivar WK10039 chromosome 9, ASM80110v3, whole genome shotgun sequence genome:
- the LOC108824768 gene encoding putative U-box domain-containing protein 53 → MDYFLKKSYLAPKPMLDQVPTKVASPSRSLTIAVALSGSTKSKNILKWALKKFASDKNFVFKLIHVLPMITSVPTPSGKKVSISEAPEDVAATYRRQMMEETKETLLKPYKKMCELKKVAVELQVLESNSVAVAITREVNQNLISILVIGISSHVGLFRNRDVTAKVPAYVSDLCTVYVVSKGVYILSKDKSPSDGEINKTILRDSGSERTDTSSYSSSSRHISDATLKSKSLAMSNNKRLQHLPTIVRGVSVRMETSSVDSYGTTSMSSGTAEKATSLETSSRTVSWNPPRSYMSSKENVTQGEDYFTAKQDTVDKMTKLKDEHSLDELEFEELKLKEHATKGLKEKEIQKFEQKREAKEKEKLKESPLVAPKMQYQEFTSEEIKTATSSFSENLSIGKGAYGTVYKCNLRHTITAVKVLHSPESNLSKQFDQELEILSNIRHPHLVLLLGACREHGALVYEYLENGSLEDRLFQVNNSQPITWFVRFRIAWEVASALIFLHKSKPTPIIHRDLKPANILLDHNFVSKVGDVGISTMIQVDPLLTQLTMYKQTSPVGTLCYIDPEYQRSGRLSFKSDVYAFGMIILQLLTALPAIGLTYKVETAMENNELIRILDKNAGDWPMEKTRKLAALALSCTEIRAKDRPDLETQILPTLESFKNGAENARNLISLAQKQPPSHFLCPLLKDVMSEPCVASDGYTYDRRAIEEWMEDRRTSPVTNLPLQNTNLLPNHSVYAAIVEWRHENQQGKQKGALHFSNSSF, encoded by the exons ATGGActactttttaaaaaagtcGTATCTGGCACCCAAGCCGATGCTTGACCAGGTTCCTACAAAGGTTGCGTCTCCTTCTCGGTCGCTGACCATTGCGGTAGCTCTTAGTGGGAGCACCAAAAGCAAGAATATACTTAAATGGGCGCTCAAAAAGTTTGCTTCTGACAAAAACTTCGTGTTCAAACTGATTCATGTCCTTCCAATGATTACTTCTGTACCTACACCTT CCGGAAAGAAAGTCTCTATCTCTGAGGCACCAGAAGATGTGGCGGCTACTTATAGACGACAAATGATGGAAGAGAcgaaagaaactcttcttaaaCCATACAAGAAGATGTGCGAGCTGAAAAag GTTGCTGTAGAACTTCAAGTGCTTGAATCAAATAGTGTTGCAGTTGCGATAACGAGAGAGGTTAATCAGAACTTGATAAGCATACTTGTCATTGGAATCTCGTCTCATGTTGGTTTGTTCAG GAATCGTGATGTTACCGCGAAAGTACCAGCATATGTGTCAGACCTTTGCACAGTTTATGTTGTCTCAAAAGGAGTCTACATTCTTTCGAAAGATAAATCACCGTCAGATGGGGAGAtcaataaaactattttaagaGATTCTGGTAGTGAGAGAACAGATACATCTAGCTACTCTTCTAGTTCAAGACATATCTCAG atgCGACACTCAAATCGAAATCTCTTGCTATGTCCAATAATAAGAGATTGCAACATCTCCCAACAATAGTAAGAGGGGTCTCTGTTCGTATGGAAACTAGTTCTGTTGACTCATACGGAACTACAAGTATGTCTTCGGGTACTGCAGAGAAAGCAACCAGCCTTGAAACATCATCCCGTACTGTTTCTTGGAATCCTCCTCGGAGTTATATGTCCAGCAAAGAAAATGTTACTCAAGGTGAAGATTATTTCACAGCCAAACAG GACACGGTAGACAAAATGACAAAGTTGAAAGATGAACATAGT CTCGATGAGCTTGAGTTTGAAGAGCTAAAGCTTAAGGAGCACGCAACAAAGGGGTTAAAAGAAAAGGAGATACAGAAGTTTGAGCAGAAAAGAGAAGCCAAAGAGAAGGAAAAACTTAAAGAAAGTCCCCTTGTGGCTCCTAAGATGCAATACCAAGAGTTCACTTCGGAAGAAATTAAAACCGCAACTTCATCGTTCTCTGAAAATCTAAGCATTGGAAAGGGAGCTTACGGGACTGTTTACAAATGCAATCTCCGTCATACAATCACCGCTGTCAAAGTTTTGCATTCCCCGGAAAGTAATCTATCCAAGCAATTCGATCAAGAG CTCGAAATCTTGAGCAATATCAGGCATCCACACTTGGTTCTCCTTCTAGGCGCCTGTCGAGAGCACGGCGCTCTAGTCTATGAGTACTTGGAAAATGGTAGCTTGGAAGATAGACTGTTTCAGGTCAACAATAGTCAACCAATCACGTGGTTCGTTCGGTTTAGGATAGCTTGGGAAGTTGCATCAGCGCTCATTTTCCTCCACAAATCAAAGCCGACACCAATTATCCACCGTGATCTTAAACCAGCCAACATATTGCTTGATCACAACTTTGTCAGCAAAGTAGGAGACGTGGGCATCTCCACAATGATCCAAGTTGACCCTTTATTAACACAATTAACAATGTACAAACAGACAAGCCCCGTGGGAACACTATGCTATATCGATCCTGAATATCAACGAAGCGGGAGGTTATCATTCAAATCAGATGTATATGCATTTGGAATGATCATTCTGCAGCTTCTTACCGCTCTGCCGGCTATAGGACTTACATATAAAGTAGAAACAGCAATGGAGAATAATGAGTTGATACGGATTCTTGATAAAAATGCTGGTGACTGGCCAATGGAAAAAACCCGTAAATTAGCTGCTTTGGCCCTCTCTTGTACAGAGATCCGTGCTAAAGACAGGCCTGATCTTGAAACTCAGATTCTTCCAACGTTGGAGAGCTTTAAGAATGGTGCTGAAAATGCGAGAAACTTGATTTCCTTGGCGCAAAAGCAACCTCCAAGCCATTTCTTATGCCCATTACTTAAG GATGTGATGAGTGAACCATGTGTTGCGTCCGATGGCTATACTTATGACCGACGAGCTATAGAGGAATGGATGGAGGACCGCCGTACCTCACCGGTGACTAATTTGCCATTACAAAACACTAACCTTTTGCCCAATCATAGTGTGTATGCAGCCATTGTGGAATGGAGACATGAAAATCAGCAAGGCAAGCAAAAGGGTGCGCTCCATTTTAGTAACTCCTCTTTCTGA
- the LOC108838769 gene encoding uncharacterized protein LOC108838769, producing the protein MKTVVYPLIHLRLMNGETARFWHDNWSPFGCLYDYLGASSSRLGIPLNATVASLFRNGSWRLPPARSEHQLNLLAYLTTIQLSEGQDTFSWELEGKAMMKFETGKIYHYLRGITKTKEWAPAVWSSRSIPRHSFHAWLVVLDRNPTQDRLIRWGLPVSHLCLLSNTAAETRSHLYMDCPFSYVLWSLVAAKCQLQALQSWTDLLNQMTTLSAPRSKKLLCLLAWKSVMYWLWRERNERLHAQIFRSVDSLLKTIDLQARNQIQSFREASPSLASQMIQLGFT; encoded by the coding sequence ATGAAGACAGTAGTTTATCCTCTGATCCATCTCCGGCTTATGAATGGTGAAACGGCAAGGTTCTGGCACGACAACTGGAGTCCATTTGGATGCCTCTACGACTACCTAGGAGCTTCGTCATCCAGGTTAGGAATACCACTCAACGCAACAGTGGCCTCGCTTTTCAGGAATGGTTCATGGCGTCTGCCTCCTGCAAGGTCAGAGCATCAATTGAATCTTCTCGCCTACTTAACCACAATTCAATTGTCGGAAGGACAAGACACATTTAGTTGGGAACTAGAAGGCAAAGCGATGATGAAATTTGAAACTGGTAAGATATATCACTACCTGAGGGGAATCACTAAAACTAAGGAATGGGCTCCAGCGGTTTGGTCTTCTCGGAGTATCCCTAGGCACTCCTTCCATGCTTGGCTGGTGGTGCTTGACCGTAACCCGACTCAAGATCGCCTCATCAGATGGGGTCTTCCAGTGAGTCACCTCTGCCTCCTCTCCAACACTGCCGCTGAGACGAGAAGCCACTTATATATGGACTGCCCTTTTAGCTATGTACTCTGGTCTTTGGTTGCTGCAAAATGTCAACTTCAAGCCCTTCAAAGTTGGACGGATCTCCTCAATCAGATGACTACTTTGTCGGCCCCTCGATCAAAGAAGCTTCTATGTCTCCTAGCCTGGAAATCGGTGATGTATTGGCTATGGCGAGAACGGAATGAACGGCTGCATGCACAGATTTTTAGAAGTGTCGATTCTCTCTTGAAAACAATCGATCTCCAGGCGCGAAACCAAATCCAGAGTTTTCGCGAAGCCTCCCCCTCTCTTGCTTCACAGATGATTCAGTTGGGATTCACCTAA
- the LOC108826888 gene encoding multiple RNA-binding domain-containing protein 1: MSRIIVKGLSKYITEDGLRGVFSTKGEITDVKLMRLCDGRSRQFAFIGFRKEEEAQEAITYFNHTYIDTLRISVEVANPPPSSFDSLEKEGKVKSSNANYAQGAIKKPEGDDPRLQELLEDNRKFWSNDMFIPCKKKVSPVIAIGNKAKKAKKNLGDDASDMEYFKSKIKKNLDSDDETDTSEDVAGDTMLEVEADCKKSNSDDILNTGRIFVLNLPYTTTEEELLMKPFSNFGEISEVHLVLDQETKRSKGMAYILYRIPESAARAMEQLDNQTFQGRLLRILPAKHREKQVNYTCNIPKTFKQKREEQRKASEAGGNTKAWNSLFMRPDTILENIARMYCVKKSELLDRESEDPAVRLALGETKVIAETKEAFAKAGVNVTSLEEFASGKGDEKKNRSNHILLVKNLPFASTEKELAQMFGKYGSLDKIILPPTKTMALVVFLEPAEARAAMKNMAYKCFKYVPLFLEWAPGDILEPKALVDSNKKKIHVVTRSNFDKIVGIDSDITESNVLYVKNLSFETTEESLKKQLTELVKHGKILSVKIIKHVKKGKCLSTGYGFVEFDSIETATSVYRDLQETVLDGYALKFRFCENKQSDTVGKGSDKYKTSKKLLVKNVAFEATSKDLRQLFSQFAQITRLGYPKRNSRHAGFAFIEFETKQEALNARKSLSGIHLHGRPLVLEWAKDDNSMKAIRVRSAAKYIDQEYDNPRKLRRCSTVVSKKNEV, translated from the exons AT GTCGAGGATAATCGTTAAGGGTTTATCCAAATATATAACAGAAGATGGACTTCGAGGTGTCTTCTCAACAAAAGGAGAAATCACAGACGTGAAATTGATGCGTTTATG TGATGGCAGAAGTAGACAATTTGCTTTTATTGGATTtcgtaaagaagaagaagctcaagaGGCTATCACTTATTTCAACCATACTTATATTGACACTTTGCGAATATCTGTTGAG GTTGCGAACCCTCCTCCGAGTAGTTTTGATTCACTCGAGAAAGAAGGGAAAGTTAAATCTTCTAATGCTAATTATGCTCAAGGAGCCATAAAGAAACCTGAGGGTGATGATCCTCGGCTCCAAGAATTGCTTGAGGATAATCGGAAATTTTGGTCAAATGACATGTTTATTCCTTGCAAAAAGAAGGTCTCGCCAGTAATCGCCATTGGTAACAAAGCTAAAAAGGCTAAAAAGAATCTTGGTGATGATGCTTCTGATATGGAATACTTCAAAAGTAAGATAAAGAAAAATCTGGACAGTGATGATGAAACTGATACTAGTGAAGATGTAGCTGGTGATACAATGTTGGAGGTAGAAGCCGATTGCAAGAAATCTAACAGTGATGATATTCTTAACACTGGTCGCATTTTCGTCCTTAACCTACCTTACACTACAAC AGAAGAAGAGCTACTCATGAAGCCTTTTAGCAATTTTGGTGAAATATCAGAGGTCCATCTTGTTCTTGACCAGGAGACAAAAAGGTCCAAAGGAATGGCCTACATCCTTTACCGGATACCTGAATCTGCAGCAAG GGCAATGGAGCAATTAGATAACCAGACTTTTCAAGGGCGGTTGTTGCGTATTTTACCAGCCAAGCACCGTGAGAAACAAGT TAATTACACTTGTAATATCCCAAAAACATTCAAGCAAAAGAGAGAGGAACAAAGAAAAGCGTCTGAAGCCGGCGGAAATACAAAGGCTTGGAATAGTTTATTCATGCGACCCGATACT ATCCTAGAAAACATAGCCAGGATGTATTGTGTGAAAAAGAGCGAGTTGCTCGACCGTGAATCCGAAGATCCTGCTGTACGCCTTGCTTTGGGAGAAACAAAAGTGATTGCGGAGACGAAAGAAGCCTTTGCTAAAGCTGGAGTAAATGTCACCTCTTTGGAAGAATTTGCTTCAGGGAAAGGTGATGAGAAGAAGAACCGAAGCAACCATATTCTCTTAGTTAAGAATTTGCCATTTGCTTCCACTGAAAAGGAACTTGCTCAAATGTTTGGAAAATATGGAAGTCTGGACAAAATTATTCTTCCTCCCACAAAGACGATGGCCTTG GTTGTTTTCCTTGAACCGGCTGAGGCACGTGCAGCTATGAAGAATATGGCTTACAAGTGTTTCAA ATACGTTCCCCTGTTTCTGGAGTGGGCTCCTGGAGATATTCTTGAGCCAAAAGCACTTGTCGATAGCAATAAAAAGAAGATTCATGTTGTGACAAGATCCAACTTTGATAAGATTGTTGGAATCGATTCAGACATAACTGAG TCAAATGTACTTTATGTTAAGAATCTGAGCTTCGAGACAACTGAAGAGAGTTTGAAGAAGCAGTTGACTGAATTGGTGAAGCATGGAAAGATTCTGAGTGTTAAG ATAATAAAACATGTAAAGAAAGGGAAGTGTCTTTCAACCGGTTATGGTTTTGTAGAATTCGACTCTATTGAGACAGCGACGAGTGTCTACAGAGATCTACAG gAAACTGTTTTGGATGGGTACGCTTTGAAATTTAGATTCTGTGAAAACAAGCAGAGTGACACGGTTGGGAAAGGTTCAGACAAATACAAAACTTCGAAAAAGTTACTTGTGAAAAACGTAGCCTTTGAAGCAACCAGCAAAGATCTAAGGCAGCTATTCAGTCAATTTGCGCAG ATCACTAGACTTGGTTATCCAAAGAGGAATAGCAGACATGCTGGTTTTGCTTTTATTGAATTTGAGACAAAGCAAGAAGCTTTAAACGCTAGAAAGTCATTATCCGGCATCCATTTACACGGACGCCCTTTG GTGCTCGAGTGGGCCAAAGATGACAATAGCATGAAAGCTATCAGAGTTCGTTCTGCTGCCAAGTATATTGACCAAGAATACGATAATCCAAGAAAGTTAAGGAGATGCTCGACAGTTGTTTCAAAGAAGAATGAAGTTTGA
- the LOC108826791 gene encoding putative U-box domain-containing protein 53 isoform X1 — MDYFFKKSNLETNSLRQLPKKAGSDLASPSQALTIAIAISGSTKSKNVVKWALKKFSSDKNVVFKLIHVYPKITSVPTPSGRTVSISEAPEDVAATYRRQLMEETKETLLKPYKKMCERKKVDVELQVLESNSVAVAITREVNQHLISRLVIGRSSHVGLYGNRDVTAKISAHVSELCTVYVVSKGVYILSKNKSMSDGEISETIRDSGSERTDTSSCSSGSRHISDATLKSKSFAMSNNKRLQHLPTTGRGVSVRMEASSVDSYGTTNMFSDEVSKRSSPETSRTISWNPPRSYMSSSSNENVSQGQDYFTAKQDTLDKIRKLRDELRQAQEMYPMAHVETLDASRKLNELHEFEELTLKEHVTKGLEEKEKQKFEQMRREYKEKEKLKESSLVAPKLQYQEFTWEEIKTATSSFSEDLKIGKGAYGAVYKCNLRHTIAAVKILHSPESNLSKQFDQEIEILSKIRHPHLVLLLGACPEQGALVYQYMENGSLEDGLFQVNNSQPIPWSVRFRIAWEVASALVFLHKSKPTPIIHRDLKPANILLDHNFVSKIGDVGLSTMIKVDPLLTQFTMYKQTSPVGTLCYIDPEYQRTGRLSPKSDVYAFGIIILQLLTALPAIALTYKVETAMDNNELIKILDKKAGDWPMDETRTLAALALSCTEIRAKDRPDLETHILPALESFKNVAKKKARNLISSVPEQPPSHFLCPLLKDVMSEPCVAADGYTYDRRAVEEWMEDHRTSPVTNLPLQNINLLPNHTLYTAIVEWRRSNQLYDHNHIWYMIIQG, encoded by the exons ATGGACTACTTTTTCAAAAAGTCGAATCTGGAAACCAATTCCCTGCGCCAGCTTCCTAAGAAGGCCGGATCTgatctagcctctccttctcaGGCGCTGACCATTGCGATAGCTATTAGTGGGAGCACCAAAAGCAAGAATGTAGTTAAGTGGGCGCTCAAAAAGTTTTCTTCTGACAAAAACGTTGTGTTCAAGCTGATTCATGTCTATCCAAAGATTACTTCTGTACCTACACCTT CGGGAAGGACAGTCTCTATCTCTGAGGCACCAGAAGATGTGGCGGCTACTTATAGACGACAACTGATGGAGGAGAcgaaagaaactcttcttaaaCCTTACAAGAAGATGTGCGAGCGGAAAAag GTTGATGTAGAACTTCAAGTGCTTGAATCAAATAGTGTTGCAGTTGCGATTACCAGAGAAGTTAATCAGCACTTGATAAGCAGGCTTGTCATTGGACGCTCGTCTCATGTGGGCTTGTACGG GAATCGTGATGTTACCGCGAAAATATCAGCCCATGTGTCAGAACTTTGTACAGTTTATGTTGTATCAAAAGGAGTCTACATTCTTTcgaaaaataaatcaatgtcAGATGGGGAGATCAGTGAAACTATAAGAGATTCCGGTAGTGAGAGAACTGATACATCTAGCTGTTCTTCTGGTTCAAGACATATCTCAG atgcaACACTCAAATCGAAATCTTTTGCTATGTCCAATAATAAGAGATTGCAACATCTCCCGACAACAGGAAGAGGGGTTTCTGTTCGTATGGAAGCTAGCTCTGTTGACTCATACGGAACTACAAACATGTTTTCGGATGAAGTTAGCAAGAGAAGTAGCCCTGAAACATCGCGTACCATCTCTTGGAATCCTCCTCGGAGTTATATGTCTAGCTCTAGCAACGAAAATGTTAGTCAAGGACAAGATTATTTCACAGCCAAACAG GACACGCTCGACAAAATTAGAAAGTTGAGAGATGAACTTAGACAGGCTCAAGAAATGTATCCAATGGCTCATGTAGAAACCTTGGATGCTTCTCGCAAG CTGAATGAGCTTCATGAGTTTGAAGAGTTAACGCTTAAGGAACATGTGACAAAGGGGttagaagaaaaggaaaaacagAAGTTTGAGCAGATGAGAAGAGAATACAAAGAGAAGGAGAAGCTTAAAGAAAGTTCCCTTGTGGCTCCCAAGCTGCAATACCAAGAGTTCACTTGGGAAGAAATCAAAACCGCAACTTCATCATTCTCTGAAGATTTAAAGATTGGAAAGGGGGCTTATGGGGCTGTTTACAAATGCAATCTCCGTCATACAATCGCCGCTGTCAAAATTTTGCATTCCCCGGAAAGTAATCTATCCAAGCAATTCGATCAAGAG ATCGAAATCTTGAGCAAAATCAGACATCCACACTTGGTTCTCCTTCTAGGCGCGTGTCCGGAGCAGGGTGCTCTAGTCTACCAGTACATGGAAAACGGTAGCTTGGAAGATGGGCTATTCCAAGTCAACAATAGTCAACCAATCCCGTGGTCCGTCCGGTTCAGAATCGCTTGGGAAGTGGCATCAGCGCTTGTTTTCCTCCACAAATCAAAGCCGACACCAATCATCCACCGTGATCTTAAACCAGCCAACATCTTGCTTGATCACAACTTTGTCAGCAAAATAGGAGACGTGGGTCTCTCCACAATGATCAAAGTCGATCCTTTATTAACACAATTCACAATGTACAAACAGACAAGCCCCGTGGGAACCTTATGCTATATCGATCCTGAATATCAACGAACGGGAAGGTTATCTCCCAAGTCAGACGTCTATGCGTTTGGAATTATCATTCTGCAGCTGCTTACCGCTCTCCCGGCTATAGCACTGACGTATAAAGTAGAAACAGCAATGGATAACAATGAGTTGATAAAGATTCTTGATAAAAAAGCTGGTGATTGGCCAATGGATGAAACCCGTACACTAGCCGCTTTGGCCCTCTCTTGTACAGAGATCCGGGCTAAAGACAGGCCTGATCTGGAAACTCATATTCTTCCAGCATTGGAGAGCTTTAAAAATGTAGctaaaaaaaaagcaagaaacTTGATTTCCTCTGTGCCGGAGCAACCTCCAAGCCATTTCTTATGCCCTTTACTTAAG GATGTTATGAGTGAACCTTGTGTTGCGGCTGATGGCTATACTTATGACCGACGAGCCGTTGAGGAATGGATGGAGGACCACCGTACCTCACCGGTGACTAATTTGCCGTTACAAAACATTAACCTTTTGCCCAATCACACTCTTTATACAGCCATTGTTGAGTGGAGACGTAGTAATCA GCTCTACGACCATAACCATATTTGGTACATGATTATCCAAGGATGA
- the LOC108826791 gene encoding putative U-box domain-containing protein 53 isoform X2 has protein sequence MDYFFKKSNLETNSLRQLPKKAGSDLASPSQALTIAIAISGSTKSKNVVKWALKKFSSDKNVVFKLIHVYPKITSVPTPSGRTVSISEAPEDVAATYRRQLMEETKETLLKPYKKMCERKKVDVELQVLESNSVAVAITREVNQHLISRLVIGRSSHVGLYGNRDVTAKISAHVSELCTVYVVSKGVYILSKNKSMSDGEISETIRDSGSERTDTSSCSSGSRHISDATLKSKSFAMSNNKRLQHLPTTGRGVSVRMEASSVDSYGTTNMFSDEVSKRSSPETSRTISWNPPRSYMSSSSNENVSQGQDYFTAKQDTLDKIRKLRDELRQAQEMYPMAHVETLDASRKLNELHEFEELTLKEHVTKGLEEKEKQKFEQMRREYKEKEKLKESSLVAPKLQYQEFTWEEIKTATSSFSEDLKIGKGAYGAVYKCNLRHTIAAVKILHSPESNLSKQFDQEIEILSKIRHPHLVLLLGACPEQGALVYQYMENGSLEDGLFQVNNSQPIPWSVRFRIAWEVASALVFLHKSKPTPIIHRDLKPANILLDHNFVSKIGDVGLSTMIKVDPLLTQFTMYKQTSPVGTLCYIDPEYQRTGRLSPKSDVYAFGIIILQLLTALPAIALTYKVETAMDNNELIKILDKKAGDWPMDETRTLAALALSCTEIRAKDRPDLETHILPALESFKNVAKKKARNLISSVPEQPPSHFLCPLLKDVMSEPCVAADGYTYDRRAVEEWMEDHRTSPVTNLPLQNINLLPNHTLYTAIVEWRRSNQ, from the exons ATGGACTACTTTTTCAAAAAGTCGAATCTGGAAACCAATTCCCTGCGCCAGCTTCCTAAGAAGGCCGGATCTgatctagcctctccttctcaGGCGCTGACCATTGCGATAGCTATTAGTGGGAGCACCAAAAGCAAGAATGTAGTTAAGTGGGCGCTCAAAAAGTTTTCTTCTGACAAAAACGTTGTGTTCAAGCTGATTCATGTCTATCCAAAGATTACTTCTGTACCTACACCTT CGGGAAGGACAGTCTCTATCTCTGAGGCACCAGAAGATGTGGCGGCTACTTATAGACGACAACTGATGGAGGAGAcgaaagaaactcttcttaaaCCTTACAAGAAGATGTGCGAGCGGAAAAag GTTGATGTAGAACTTCAAGTGCTTGAATCAAATAGTGTTGCAGTTGCGATTACCAGAGAAGTTAATCAGCACTTGATAAGCAGGCTTGTCATTGGACGCTCGTCTCATGTGGGCTTGTACGG GAATCGTGATGTTACCGCGAAAATATCAGCCCATGTGTCAGAACTTTGTACAGTTTATGTTGTATCAAAAGGAGTCTACATTCTTTcgaaaaataaatcaatgtcAGATGGGGAGATCAGTGAAACTATAAGAGATTCCGGTAGTGAGAGAACTGATACATCTAGCTGTTCTTCTGGTTCAAGACATATCTCAG atgcaACACTCAAATCGAAATCTTTTGCTATGTCCAATAATAAGAGATTGCAACATCTCCCGACAACAGGAAGAGGGGTTTCTGTTCGTATGGAAGCTAGCTCTGTTGACTCATACGGAACTACAAACATGTTTTCGGATGAAGTTAGCAAGAGAAGTAGCCCTGAAACATCGCGTACCATCTCTTGGAATCCTCCTCGGAGTTATATGTCTAGCTCTAGCAACGAAAATGTTAGTCAAGGACAAGATTATTTCACAGCCAAACAG GACACGCTCGACAAAATTAGAAAGTTGAGAGATGAACTTAGACAGGCTCAAGAAATGTATCCAATGGCTCATGTAGAAACCTTGGATGCTTCTCGCAAG CTGAATGAGCTTCATGAGTTTGAAGAGTTAACGCTTAAGGAACATGTGACAAAGGGGttagaagaaaaggaaaaacagAAGTTTGAGCAGATGAGAAGAGAATACAAAGAGAAGGAGAAGCTTAAAGAAAGTTCCCTTGTGGCTCCCAAGCTGCAATACCAAGAGTTCACTTGGGAAGAAATCAAAACCGCAACTTCATCATTCTCTGAAGATTTAAAGATTGGAAAGGGGGCTTATGGGGCTGTTTACAAATGCAATCTCCGTCATACAATCGCCGCTGTCAAAATTTTGCATTCCCCGGAAAGTAATCTATCCAAGCAATTCGATCAAGAG ATCGAAATCTTGAGCAAAATCAGACATCCACACTTGGTTCTCCTTCTAGGCGCGTGTCCGGAGCAGGGTGCTCTAGTCTACCAGTACATGGAAAACGGTAGCTTGGAAGATGGGCTATTCCAAGTCAACAATAGTCAACCAATCCCGTGGTCCGTCCGGTTCAGAATCGCTTGGGAAGTGGCATCAGCGCTTGTTTTCCTCCACAAATCAAAGCCGACACCAATCATCCACCGTGATCTTAAACCAGCCAACATCTTGCTTGATCACAACTTTGTCAGCAAAATAGGAGACGTGGGTCTCTCCACAATGATCAAAGTCGATCCTTTATTAACACAATTCACAATGTACAAACAGACAAGCCCCGTGGGAACCTTATGCTATATCGATCCTGAATATCAACGAACGGGAAGGTTATCTCCCAAGTCAGACGTCTATGCGTTTGGAATTATCATTCTGCAGCTGCTTACCGCTCTCCCGGCTATAGCACTGACGTATAAAGTAGAAACAGCAATGGATAACAATGAGTTGATAAAGATTCTTGATAAAAAAGCTGGTGATTGGCCAATGGATGAAACCCGTACACTAGCCGCTTTGGCCCTCTCTTGTACAGAGATCCGGGCTAAAGACAGGCCTGATCTGGAAACTCATATTCTTCCAGCATTGGAGAGCTTTAAAAATGTAGctaaaaaaaaagcaagaaacTTGATTTCCTCTGTGCCGGAGCAACCTCCAAGCCATTTCTTATGCCCTTTACTTAAG GATGTTATGAGTGAACCTTGTGTTGCGGCTGATGGCTATACTTATGACCGACGAGCCGTTGAGGAATGGATGGAGGACCACCGTACCTCACCGGTGACTAATTTGCCGTTACAAAACATTAACCTTTTGCCCAATCACACTCTTTATACAGCCATTGTTGAGTGGAGACGTAGTAATCAGTAA
- the LOC108825954 gene encoding acid phosphatase 1 — translation MKICVIFLVVSFFSSAFSDETSDPYLPSILQYPSEHKKIVDGEEVNLYCTSWRFAAETNNLAPWSTIPAECAEYVKDYVMGRGYATDLERVSEEASIFASTLEFSGDDDGKDIWVFDIDETLLSNLPYYIDHAFGVEVFDHSEFDKWVERGVAPAIAPSLKLYQRVVDLGYKIFLLTGRKESHRLVTVENLISAGFQNWDKLILRSPDEQHKMATLYKSEKRDEMVKEGYRIRGNSGDQWSDLLGSSMSQRSFKLPNPMYYIP, via the exons ATGAAGATTTGCGTGATTTTCCTTGTGGTTTCCTTCTTCTCCTCCGCGTTTTCCGACGAAACTTCCGATCCGTACCTCCCGTCGATTCTCCAGTACCCGTCGGAACACAAGAAAATCGTCGACGGCGAAGAGGTCAATCTGTACTGCACGAGCTGGAGATTCGCGGCGGAGACCAACAATCTCGCACCGTGGAGCACCATCCCGGCTGAGTGCGCCGAGTACGTCAAGGACTACGTGATGGGCAGAGGTTACGCCACCGATCTGGAGAGAGTCTCTGAAGAGGCTTCCATCTTCGCTAGCACCCTCGAGTTCTCCGGCGATGACGACGGCAAAGATATTTGGGTTTTCGACATCGACGAGACTCTCTTGTCCAATCTTCCCTATTACATTGACCATGCCTTCGG GGTGGAGGTATTTGATCACTCGGAGTTTGATAAGTGGGTAGAGAGGGGAGTGGCGCCAGCTATAGCACCAAGCTTGAAGCTTTACCAAAGAGTGGTTGATTTGGGGTACAAGATTTTCTTGCTTACTGGGAGGAAAGAGAGCCACAGGCTTGTCACTGTTGAAAACCTCATCAGTGCTGGTTTCCAGAACTGGGACAAGCTTATTCTCAG ATCTCCAGATGAACAGCACAAAATGGCGACGCTGTACAAATCTGAGAAGAGGGATGAGATGGTGAAAGAGGGATATAGGATTAGAGGCAATTCAGGTGATCAGTGGAGTGATTTGTTGGGTTCCTCCATGTCTCAACGATCTTTCAAACTCCCAAATCCAATGTATTATATCCCCTGA